In one Arachis duranensis cultivar V14167 chromosome 9, aradu.V14167.gnm2.J7QH, whole genome shotgun sequence genomic region, the following are encoded:
- the LOC107495334 gene encoding uncharacterized protein LOC107495334 yields MKNSMLYFSFALLYTFLLSTHVLTHEIPNNEERIPAQNNDAWPYELEGSTSNSIGYYLPSDYFQEANPSLVPNAKKGHYTTRLIGYTPSDYQLDKTMIDINFPGGRINFPWPFSSSMFVTPKTEASPLYTTTSTSYHPANQYPSYFGDTENPKSRRTMRNRKFMMEPSEVNEKFTPIFPRKTSNMIHGGKGYGDIDEETTT; encoded by the exons ATGAAGAATTCAATGTTATACTTTTCATTTGCTCTTCTTTATACTTTTCTCTTATCAACACATGTCTTAACTCATGAAATACCAAATAATG AGGAGAGAATTCCTGCGCAAAATAACGATGCATGGCCTTATGAGTTAGAAGGTTCAACAAGTAACTCAATTGGTTATTATCTTCCCAGTGACTACTTTCAAGAAGCTAATCCTTCTTTGGTACCTAACGCTAAAAAGGGTCACTATACTACTCGTTTGATTGGCTATACTCCCAGTGACTATCAACTTGACAAAACAATGATAGATATTAATTTTCCGGGTGGTAGAATAAATTTCCCTTGGCCATTTTCAAGTTCTATGTTTGTGACACCAAAAACTGAAGCAAGCCCTCTTTATACTACTACTTCGACTAGTTACCATCCTGCCAATCAATATCCATCATACTTCGGAGATACTG AGAATCCTAAAAGTAGAAGAACGATGAGAAATCGTAAATTTATGATGGAGCCTTCGGAAGTTAATGAAAAGTTTACTCCTATTTTTCCAAGAAAGACTTCCAACATGATACATGGCGGTAAAGGATATGGAGACATTGATGAGGAGACAACAACCTAA